The Streptomyces sp. NBC_00440 genome contains a region encoding:
- a CDS encoding SpoIIE family protein phosphatase, whose product MSDISGATGDVVWQSSPPGSIYDYIRVASFSIGADGLVEQWSKRAEELFGVDARDAVGVDPVEVFLPVELRGRGHGAVTEILDGKEWTGLVPFRMPDRPETQGLAELYVMPTETADGGRAAVCIIVDVRVLRRIETDLASSQAIFGQSPFGFLLFGTDLTVRRVNKRFAELFGDEVAEHRGRTVHDYLARAEADRMTAALKRVLESGRPVTDLQLIGSAPGSSERRHWSVNLYRVHSGAGLPIGVAGLGTDVTRRHVAAREAANARRNLALLNEAGARIGNSLDLETTARELLDVSVPGFCDLASVDLYQGLLAGDESPKGSADGSAELRRVAYASAVSDVLLKEADDGPALGAVHRYAFHSPCASALRTGKVRSVPGSQGSHVQSTLAVPMVAHDTVVGLVQFSRTKGSEPFGERDRSLAVELAARAAVCMDNARLYRREHERALILQRSLLPPGDPEAAGLDIACRYLPGNTASEVGGDWFDVIELPGHRTALVVGDVMGHGLRAAVAMGELRTAVRTLALLDLEPAEVLEALDEIARGLGTPSGTQQASRAAHKTREADLSEVYLATAVYAVYDPVTRRCTFANAGHLPPVLVEPGEPALLLDVPPGMPLGVGGEPFEEVEVEIPEGALLALYTDGLVESREHPLDEGLSAFRDALAHSERPLEDVCDHVLNTLDTSHGEDDIALLMARIQGLPSEAVGDWQLPREPRSVGRARELARGQLISWGLEDLVDTTELLVSELVTNALRYGEGEIRLRLLLDRTLVCEVWDAGLIQPRRRRARDTDEGGRGLQLVGMLSAAWGSRRTPRGKTVWFELALPDGASAPELSVEQLLSMY is encoded by the coding sequence GTGAGCGATATATCCGGTGCGACGGGCGATGTCGTATGGCAGAGCAGTCCGCCCGGTTCGATCTATGACTACATCAGGGTTGCGTCGTTCTCGATCGGGGCCGACGGGCTGGTGGAGCAGTGGAGCAAGCGGGCCGAAGAGCTGTTCGGGGTGGACGCACGCGACGCCGTGGGCGTGGACCCGGTCGAGGTCTTCCTGCCCGTGGAGTTGCGCGGCAGAGGGCACGGCGCGGTCACCGAAATCCTCGACGGCAAGGAGTGGACCGGTCTGGTCCCCTTCCGGATGCCGGACCGGCCGGAGACACAGGGGCTCGCCGAGCTCTATGTGATGCCCACGGAGACGGCCGACGGTGGAAGGGCCGCTGTCTGCATCATCGTTGACGTCAGGGTGCTGCGCCGGATCGAAACCGACCTCGCGTCCTCGCAGGCCATATTCGGCCAATCTCCTTTCGGCTTCCTGCTGTTCGGTACCGACCTCACGGTGCGCCGGGTCAACAAGCGGTTCGCGGAGCTTTTCGGGGACGAGGTCGCGGAGCACCGCGGCCGTACGGTCCACGACTATCTCGCCCGCGCCGAGGCCGACCGGATGACGGCGGCGCTGAAGCGGGTCCTGGAGTCCGGACGTCCCGTCACCGACCTCCAGCTGATCGGCTCGGCGCCGGGCAGTTCCGAGCGCAGGCACTGGTCGGTCAACCTCTACCGCGTGCACAGCGGGGCGGGCCTCCCCATCGGTGTCGCCGGTCTGGGGACCGATGTCACCCGCCGTCATGTCGCGGCCCGCGAGGCCGCCAACGCCCGGCGCAATCTCGCCCTGCTCAACGAGGCGGGCGCCCGGATAGGGAACTCGCTCGATCTGGAGACCACCGCCCGGGAACTCCTCGACGTGTCCGTCCCCGGCTTCTGCGACCTGGCGTCCGTCGACCTGTACCAGGGCCTGCTGGCCGGTGACGAGTCCCCGAAGGGCAGCGCGGACGGCAGCGCCGAGCTGCGCCGCGTCGCCTATGCCAGCGCTGTCTCCGACGTCCTGCTGAAGGAGGCGGACGACGGTCCAGCGCTGGGCGCCGTCCACCGCTACGCCTTCCACTCGCCGTGCGCGAGCGCCCTGCGTACCGGCAAGGTGCGCTCCGTACCGGGCTCCCAGGGCAGCCACGTACAGTCCACCCTCGCCGTGCCGATGGTGGCCCATGACACGGTGGTCGGTCTGGTGCAGTTCTCCCGTACGAAGGGGAGCGAGCCGTTCGGGGAGCGGGACCGTTCGCTGGCCGTGGAGCTGGCCGCCCGCGCCGCCGTCTGTATGGACAACGCCCGGCTGTACCGGCGCGAACACGAACGCGCCCTGATACTCCAGCGTTCCCTGCTGCCGCCCGGCGACCCCGAGGCGGCCGGGCTCGACATCGCCTGCCGCTATCTGCCCGGCAACACGGCGAGCGAGGTCGGCGGCGACTGGTTCGACGTCATCGAGCTGCCCGGTCACCGCACCGCGCTGGTCGTCGGCGACGTCATGGGCCACGGGCTGCGGGCCGCCGTCGCGATGGGCGAACTGCGCACCGCCGTACGGACGCTGGCCCTGCTGGACCTGGAGCCCGCCGAAGTACTCGAAGCGCTGGACGAGATCGCCCGCGGCCTGGGTACCCCGAGCGGTACCCAGCAGGCCTCGCGCGCCGCGCACAAGACACGTGAGGCCGACCTCTCCGAGGTCTATCTCGCGACCGCCGTCTACGCGGTGTACGACCCGGTCACCCGGCGCTGCACCTTCGCCAACGCCGGGCATCTGCCACCCGTCCTGGTCGAACCGGGCGAACCGGCGCTGCTGCTCGACGTGCCGCCCGGTATGCCGCTGGGCGTCGGCGGCGAACCGTTCGAGGAGGTCGAGGTCGAGATCCCCGAGGGCGCACTCCTCGCGCTCTACACCGACGGCCTGGTCGAGTCCCGCGAACATCCGCTGGACGAGGGCCTGAGCGCCTTCCGCGACGCCCTCGCCCACTCGGAGCGCCCGCTCGAAGACGTCTGCGACCACGTGCTCAACACGCTGGACACCTCGCACGGTGAGGACGACATCGCCCTGCTGATGGCGCGTATCCAGGGCCTGCCGTCCGAAGCGGTCGGCGACTGGCAACTGCCCCGCGAACCACGCTCGGTGGGCCGGGCCCGCGAACTGGCCCGGGGGCAGCTGATCTCCTGGGGCCTGGAGGATCTGGTCGACACGACCGAACTCCTGGTCAGCGAGCTGGTCACCAACGCCCTGCGGTACGGCGAGGGTGAGATCAGGCTCCGGCTGCTGCTCGACCGCACCCTGGTCTGCGAGGTCTGGGACGCGGGCCTGATCCAGCCCCGCCGGCGCCGCGCCCGCGACACGGACGAGGGGGGCCGGGGGCTTCAGCTGGTCGGAATGCTCAGCGCGGCCTGGGGCTCCCGGCGGACTCCGCGCGGGAAGACGGTCTGGTTCGAACTGGCCCTGCCGGACGGGGCGTCGGCGCCGGAGCTGAGCGTGGAGCAGCTGCTGAGCATGTACTGA
- a CDS encoding LysR family transcriptional regulator, with protein sequence MELRQLAYAVAVAETGSFTRAAHRCFVVQSALSHQIARLEDELGTRLFERTSRRVQITPAGEVFLGPAREALAAVERARSEVIACGSEVRGRLSIGTITPLAAVDLPDLLGAYRDRYPAVRVTLRARLVRDLLREVREHACDIAFVDSRPESTAGLAVRVLAHEDLVAIVPRGHRLAGADRVAPARLAEEHMVDMPPGSGLRRHNDAAFAAAGVPRTVAFEADTMALLEQLVARGFGIGLISAPTAAGMPAVSTVALTDVPPRTVQAVWRASGASPATRAFLQLLRERTPDAPEVSE encoded by the coding sequence ATGGAACTCCGCCAGCTCGCCTACGCCGTCGCCGTCGCCGAGACCGGCAGCTTCACCCGCGCGGCACACCGTTGTTTCGTGGTCCAGTCCGCGCTGAGCCACCAGATCGCCCGGCTTGAGGACGAGTTGGGAACCCGGCTGTTCGAACGCACCAGCCGACGGGTGCAGATCACTCCGGCCGGCGAGGTGTTCCTGGGCCCTGCCAGGGAAGCGCTGGCGGCCGTCGAGCGGGCGCGCAGCGAAGTGATCGCGTGCGGCAGCGAGGTGCGCGGCCGGCTGAGCATCGGCACCATCACACCGCTGGCCGCGGTGGACCTGCCGGACCTGCTCGGCGCCTACCGTGACCGGTATCCGGCGGTACGCGTCACACTCCGCGCCCGTCTGGTCAGGGACCTGCTGCGGGAGGTGCGCGAGCACGCCTGCGACATCGCCTTCGTCGACAGCAGGCCGGAGAGCACGGCCGGGCTCGCCGTGCGTGTCCTGGCGCACGAGGACCTGGTCGCGATCGTCCCGCGCGGGCACCGGCTGGCCGGGGCGGACCGGGTGGCTCCGGCCCGGCTGGCGGAGGAGCACATGGTCGACATGCCGCCCGGCTCCGGCCTCCGCCGCCACAACGACGCCGCTTTCGCCGCGGCCGGTGTCCCCCGCACGGTCGCTTTCGAGGCCGACACCATGGCGCTGCTGGAACAGCTGGTGGCACGCGGCTTCGGCATCGGACTGATCTCGGCGCCGACGGCCGCCGGGATGCCCGCGGTGAGCACGGTGGCGCTGACCGATGTGCCTCCCCGGACGGTCCAGGCGGTGTGGCGCGCCTCCGGGGCCTCGCCGGCGACGCGGGCCTTCCTCCAGCTCCTGCGGGAACGGACACCGGACGCGCCGGAGGTGTCGGAGTAG
- a CDS encoding MFS transporter, whose translation MSVAVGLCVASNYYAQPLLDTIARDLHLSSTGASLVVTVSQVGYALGLVLLLPLGDLLERRRLVCGLTLATACSLALTAIAPNTGLLLAGTALTGLLSVTAQVLVPFAADLAAPHQRGRAVGTVMSGLVLGMLLARTASGALAEVGGWRTVYWVAALAMLVLTAALHRALPQYRGSAGLNYGQLLRSTARLLADEPVLRARALIGLLAFACFSALWTSLAFLLSGPGYGWSDAEIGLLGLAGAAGAIAAQLAGRLADRGRTTLTTVASALLLLGSWGLLALGAHSLAALIAGIVLLDLAHQGVHITNQSLIYALRPDSRGRITSAYMTCYFVGGALGSALVGTVHAHAGWNGVCVLGAVMASLLFLVWACSTSKVQQWWRGQPRLRALWAVAGAACMAMCVLLLLALAVRLPG comes from the coding sequence ATGTCCGTGGCCGTGGGACTGTGCGTGGCGAGCAACTACTACGCCCAGCCGCTCCTCGACACCATCGCCCGCGATCTGCACCTGTCGTCCACCGGTGCCTCGCTCGTGGTGACGGTCTCCCAGGTCGGTTACGCCCTGGGCCTCGTCCTGCTGCTGCCACTGGGCGACCTGCTGGAACGCCGCCGGCTGGTCTGCGGGCTGACCCTGGCGACGGCGTGCTCGCTGGCACTGACCGCGATCGCGCCGAACACCGGACTGCTCCTGGCGGGCACCGCACTCACCGGGCTCCTCTCGGTGACGGCGCAGGTCCTGGTGCCGTTCGCCGCGGACCTGGCCGCCCCGCACCAGCGCGGCCGCGCCGTGGGCACGGTGATGAGCGGCCTGGTCCTGGGGATGCTGCTCGCCCGCACCGCGTCCGGTGCGCTGGCCGAGGTCGGCGGCTGGCGCACGGTGTACTGGGTCGCCGCCCTGGCGATGCTCGTACTGACCGCGGCACTCCACCGGGCGCTCCCGCAGTACCGGGGGTCCGCAGGCCTCAACTACGGACAGCTGCTGCGCTCCACCGCCCGCCTTCTCGCGGACGAACCGGTGCTGCGCGCACGGGCGTTGATCGGACTGCTGGCGTTCGCCTGCTTCAGCGCGCTGTGGACGTCCCTCGCCTTTCTGCTGTCCGGGCCCGGCTACGGCTGGTCGGACGCCGAGATCGGCCTGCTCGGCCTGGCAGGCGCGGCGGGAGCGATCGCCGCTCAGCTGGCCGGGCGGCTGGCCGACCGCGGACGGACCACCCTGACCACGGTGGCGAGCGCCCTCCTGCTGCTCGGCTCCTGGGGGCTGCTGGCCCTGGGGGCCCACAGCCTGGCCGCGCTGATCGCCGGGATCGTGCTGCTCGACCTGGCGCACCAGGGCGTACACATCACCAACCAGTCACTGATCTACGCCCTGCGGCCGGACTCCCGTGGCCGTATCACCTCCGCCTACATGACGTGCTACTTCGTCGGCGGCGCGCTCGGCTCGGCCCTGGTCGGCACGGTCCACGCGCACGCCGGATGGAACGGGGTGTGCGTGCTGGGCGCCGTGATGGCCTCCCTGCTGTTCCTGGTGTGGGCGTGCAGTACCAGCAAGGTGCAGCAGTGGTGGCGCGGTCAGCCCCGGCTGAGGGCACTGTGGGCGGTCGCCGGGGCCGCGTGCATGGCGATGTGTGTGCTGCTGCTCCTCGCCCTCGCTGTCCGCCTTCCCGGGTGA
- a CDS encoding helix-turn-helix domain-containing protein — MPQRRLVTSRSQEPRQRFAEELRKLRAQRGVNLRQLGERLGWDYSLFGKMEKGETLGGPEVVQALDHYFGTQGMLLVLWELAMKDRTQFRERYRQYMALESDASSLWHYAPGVVPGLLQTQGYAIELLESGGSGGSDLEQQVTARMGRQDLLEGAVAPPFRTILSEVVLRTPCRDAQAWREQLEHLAEVAERPKVALQVLPMSAGLHGLANMTVMFLRLPEGRTVAYVENGLGGELIEEISTVENLQLRYDSVRDLALTPAESRKFILRMLEELPCDPPS; from the coding sequence ATGCCGCAACGACGCCTTGTCACCAGCCGCAGCCAGGAGCCGCGTCAGCGGTTCGCAGAAGAGTTACGGAAACTGCGCGCCCAGCGTGGGGTCAACCTGCGGCAGCTCGGTGAACGGCTCGGCTGGGACTACTCGTTGTTCGGCAAGATGGAGAAGGGCGAGACGCTGGGTGGGCCCGAAGTGGTCCAGGCGTTGGACCATTACTTCGGCACTCAGGGGATGTTGCTCGTCCTGTGGGAACTGGCCATGAAGGACCGTACGCAGTTCCGGGAGCGGTACCGGCAGTACATGGCGCTGGAGTCGGATGCGAGCAGTCTGTGGCACTACGCACCGGGCGTGGTTCCGGGGCTTCTGCAAACTCAGGGGTACGCCATCGAGCTTCTGGAGAGCGGCGGCTCCGGGGGCAGCGATCTGGAACAACAGGTGACGGCCCGGATGGGGCGGCAGGACCTGCTGGAAGGAGCCGTCGCCCCTCCGTTCCGCACGATTCTCTCCGAGGTCGTCCTGCGTACGCCATGCCGCGATGCGCAGGCCTGGAGGGAGCAGCTGGAGCACCTGGCCGAGGTGGCCGAGCGGCCCAAAGTGGCGCTCCAGGTGCTGCCGATGAGCGCCGGACTGCACGGTCTGGCGAACATGACGGTGATGTTCCTCCGGCTGCCGGAGGGGCGTACGGTTGCGTACGTCGAGAACGGGCTGGGTGGCGAACTCATCGAGGAAATCAGCACCGTTGAGAACTTGCAGCTCAGGTACGATTCCGTTCGTGACCTGGCCCTGACACCAGCCGAGTCGCGGAAATTCATCCTGCGCATGTTGGAGGAGCTGCCGTGCGATCCACCGAGCTGA
- a CDS encoding DUF397 domain-containing protein, protein MRSTELSAAAWRKSSYSNQDGGECVEVADGCGALVPVRDSKNPDGPVVTFAADRWSSFVSALRDGELRA, encoded by the coding sequence GTGCGATCCACCGAGCTGAGCGCCGCTGCATGGCGCAAGAGCAGCTACAGCAATCAGGATGGCGGCGAGTGCGTTGAGGTTGCCGACGGCTGTGGCGCACTCGTGCCGGTCCGCGACAGCAAGAACCCGGACGGTCCTGTGGTCACGTTCGCTGCGGACCGCTGGTCGTCGTTCGTATCCGCCCTGCGGGACGGCGAGTTGAGGGCCTGA
- a CDS encoding DUF397 domain-containing protein: MRSDLSAAAWRKSSYSNSDGGQCVEVAEGSGAVVPVRDSKDPHGPVLAFAAGGWASFVSAVRNGELPA, translated from the coding sequence GTGCGATCCGACCTGAGCGCCGCTGCATGGCGCAAGAGCAGCTACAGCAACTCGGACGGCGGCCAGTGCGTCGAGGTCGCCGAGGGCTCCGGCGCAGTCGTGCCGGTCCGCGACAGCAAGGACCCGCATGGTCCGGTGCTCGCGTTCGCCGCAGGTGGCTGGGCGTCGTTCGTCTCCGCCGTCAGGAACGGCGAGTTGCCCGCCTGA
- a CDS encoding TPM domain-containing protein, translating to MTPHEPSARPHTAVIATLAAALTAVFLLVAPVPAARAADPPVLSAKGQITDQVNALGDRRGAVARAIDALYEKRHIQLFVVYVGDFSGRAAQDWVRATANRNGLGQDDILLAIGTQARQYAYTGQSGTTKFTNAQLEAVARTAIDPPLAQHDWAGTAIGAANGYSAVVAGQPVPTPAITPGASDPGGHHTVGMGNGALLVPLALVVVVGGLAIYAYTRRRRRAESRTTPAGSAQQQGWSGEAEGIALAQLDTEAGKLLVTTDDAVRTSTEELGLAAARFGDGAVEPYTAALTYARSELATAFRLRQQLDDSHPGDEPARRQMLEELVARCTEAGRRLDEESEGFDRLRALEQDAPQALAAAETAFRATAGRTGAAESTLTALRERYAEQASAPVAGNVEQAKDRLLFATNALNRARQAADIGEHAEAALYVRAAESAVGQAATLIDAVDRLAREVAEAEVRLTGALTETEADLTEARGLPEATAAGAAGADLQGRIARAETVTAGVRQEQRTGPYDPVDALRRVGEADASLDKALAGGAPGTGPRRAAELLEAATLTARSTTGVAADFITTHRGAVGSQARTRLAEAQRHLEESGTLAAADARQALSAARQADSLAGQAQYLAEQDVRTYGSHHAGDPVGAALGGIILGGPLGAGGVPGRFGGAGTRERMRGDR from the coding sequence GTGACGCCGCACGAGCCATCCGCACGGCCGCACACCGCCGTCATCGCCACGCTGGCCGCGGCGCTCACCGCGGTGTTCCTGCTGGTGGCCCCGGTACCGGCCGCGCGCGCGGCCGACCCGCCCGTCCTCTCGGCGAAGGGGCAGATCACCGACCAGGTCAACGCGCTCGGCGACCGCAGGGGCGCGGTGGCACGAGCCATCGACGCGCTGTACGAGAAGCGGCACATCCAGCTCTTCGTCGTCTACGTCGGGGACTTCTCCGGGCGGGCCGCGCAGGACTGGGTTCGGGCCACGGCGAACCGCAACGGCCTGGGCCAGGACGACATCCTGCTGGCGATCGGCACGCAGGCGCGCCAGTACGCGTACACGGGGCAGAGCGGCACCACCAAGTTCACCAATGCCCAGCTGGAGGCCGTCGCCCGTACGGCCATCGATCCGCCGCTCGCCCAGCACGACTGGGCGGGCACCGCGATCGGCGCAGCGAACGGATACAGCGCGGTCGTCGCCGGGCAGCCCGTCCCCACCCCGGCCATCACTCCGGGTGCGTCCGATCCCGGCGGCCACCACACCGTCGGCATGGGCAACGGCGCCCTGCTGGTGCCGCTCGCGCTGGTGGTCGTGGTCGGCGGCCTGGCGATCTACGCGTACACCCGCAGAAGGCGGCGCGCCGAGAGCAGGACCACCCCCGCGGGCAGCGCACAGCAGCAGGGCTGGAGCGGCGAGGCCGAGGGGATCGCACTGGCCCAGCTCGACACGGAGGCCGGGAAGCTGCTGGTCACCACGGACGACGCGGTCCGGACGAGTACGGAGGAGCTGGGCCTGGCCGCCGCCCGGTTCGGGGACGGAGCGGTGGAGCCGTACACGGCGGCGCTGACGTATGCCAGGAGCGAGCTGGCCACGGCGTTCCGGCTCCGCCAGCAGCTCGACGACTCGCATCCCGGGGACGAACCGGCCCGGCGGCAGATGCTGGAGGAGCTCGTCGCCCGGTGTACGGAGGCCGGCCGGCGCCTGGACGAGGAGTCCGAGGGCTTCGACCGGCTGCGCGCCCTGGAACAGGATGCCCCGCAGGCACTGGCAGCGGCGGAGACGGCCTTCCGGGCAACCGCCGGGCGTACCGGAGCCGCCGAGTCCACGCTTACGGCGCTGCGTGAGCGGTACGCGGAACAGGCATCGGCGCCGGTCGCCGGGAACGTCGAACAGGCCAAGGACCGGCTGCTCTTCGCGACGAACGCCCTCAACCGGGCCCGGCAGGCAGCGGACATCGGGGAGCACGCGGAGGCCGCGCTGTACGTACGGGCCGCGGAGAGCGCGGTGGGCCAGGCGGCCACGCTCATCGACGCGGTCGACCGGCTGGCCCGGGAGGTGGCCGAGGCGGAGGTCCGGCTGACCGGTGCGCTCACCGAGACGGAGGCGGACCTGACTGAGGCCCGCGGCCTTCCCGAGGCCACCGCCGCAGGGGCCGCGGGGGCCGATCTCCAGGGCCGGATCGCGCGCGCGGAAACGGTCACGGCCGGTGTACGGCAGGAGCAGCGGACGGGCCCGTACGATCCGGTCGACGCGCTGCGCCGGGTCGGGGAGGCCGACGCCTCACTGGACAAGGCGCTGGCGGGCGGGGCGCCCGGGACGGGCCCCCGCCGGGCCGCCGAACTCCTCGAAGCAGCCACCCTGACGGCACGTTCCACGACGGGGGTGGCGGCCGACTTCATCACGACCCACCGCGGCGCGGTCGGCAGCCAGGCCCGCACCCGGCTGGCGGAGGCCCAGCGCCATCTGGAGGAGTCCGGCACGCTCGCCGCCGCCGACGCCCGGCAGGCTCTGTCCGCCGCCCGGCAGGCCGACTCGCTGGCCGGACAGGCCCAGTACCTGGCCGAACAGGACGTACGGACTTACGGAAGCCACCACGCCGGGGACCCGGTCGGCGCGGCCCTGGGCGGCATCATCCTCGGCGGACCGCTCGGCGCGGGCGGCGTCCCGGGCCGCTTCGGCGGCGCCGGAACCCGCGAGCGGATGCGCGGCGACCGGTGA
- a CDS encoding succinate dehydrogenase/fumarate reductase iron-sulfur subunit: MSSYEARFRVWRGDTDGGELRDFTVEVNDGEVVLDIIHRIQATQASDLAVRWNCKAGKCGSCSAEVNGRPRLMCMTRMSVFARTDTITVTPLRAFPVVRDLVTDVSFNYAKAREVPAFVPPEGVKPGEYRMQQVDVERSQEFRKCIECFLCQDTCHVVRDHEENKAAFAGPRFLMRVAELDMHPLDAAAEAGLDRKRTAQEEHGLGYCNITKCCTDVCPEGIKITDNALIPLKERAVDRKYDPLVWLGNKIGRRRE, translated from the coding sequence GTGAGTTCGTACGAAGCACGCTTCAGGGTCTGGCGCGGGGACACGGACGGCGGGGAGCTGCGGGACTTCACCGTCGAGGTGAACGACGGCGAGGTGGTCCTCGACATCATCCACCGCATCCAGGCGACCCAGGCATCCGATCTGGCGGTTCGCTGGAACTGCAAGGCCGGCAAGTGCGGTTCGTGCAGCGCGGAGGTGAACGGGCGGCCGCGCCTCATGTGCATGACGCGGATGTCCGTCTTCGCGCGGACGGACACGATCACGGTGACCCCGCTGCGGGCGTTCCCGGTCGTCCGGGACCTGGTGACGGACGTGTCCTTCAACTACGCGAAGGCCCGGGAGGTGCCGGCGTTCGTACCGCCGGAGGGGGTGAAGCCGGGCGAGTACCGGATGCAGCAGGTGGATGTGGAGCGCTCGCAGGAGTTCCGCAAGTGCATCGAGTGCTTCCTCTGCCAGGACACCTGCCATGTGGTGCGCGACCACGAGGAGAACAAGGCGGCCTTCGCAGGCCCGCGGTTCCTGATGCGGGTCGCCGAGCTGGACATGCACCCGCTGGACGCCGCGGCCGAGGCGGGGCTCGACCGGAAGCGGACCGCGCAGGAGGAGCACGGCCTTGGCTACTGCAACATCACCAAGTGCTGCACGGATGTCTGCCCCGAGGGCATCAAGATCACCGACAACGCCCTGATCCCCCTGAAGGAGCGGGCCGTGGACCGGAAGTACGACCCGCTGGTCTGGCTGGGAAACAAGATCGGCCGCCGCCGCGAGTGA
- a CDS encoding fumarate reductase/succinate dehydrogenase flavoprotein subunit, whose translation MTTQLDRQQWDVVVVGAGGAGLRAAIAAREQGARTAVICKSLFGKAHTVMAEGGIAASMGNVNSGDNWQVHFRDTLRGGKFLNQWRMAELHAQEAPDRVWELETWGALFDRTPEGKISQRNFGGHEYPRLAHVGDRTGLELIRTLQQKIVSLQQEDAREFGDPEARLKVFQECTVTRILTSAPDGGTPTTAPDAASAATPDGGSATGERVAGTFCYQRESGRFFVLEAPSVVLATGGIGKSFKVTSNSWEYTGDGHALALLAGAPLLNMEFVQFHPTGMIWPPSVKGLLVTESVRGDGGVLRNSEGKRFMFDYIPDVFKEKYAESEEEGDRWYEDPDSNRRPPELLPRDEVARAINSEVKAGRGSPHGGVYLDVSTRMSAEVIKRRLPSMYHQFRELADVDITAEAMEVGPTCHYVMGGIAVDSETAAALGVPGLYAAGEVAGGMHGSNRLGGNSLSDLLVFGRRAGLHAARHSASLTVRPQVDEERIDAAAAEALRPFSAESPDAGSPDAGSGPAAAAENPYTLHQELQQTMNDLVGIIRREAEMEQALEKLAALRVRARRAGVEGHRQFNPGWHLALDLRNMLLVSECIARAALERTESRGGHTREDWPAMERTWRGINLLCRLAAPAAADPAPAEPDTGQIVLVRKQTVPIRQDLLALFERDELVKYLAEEELYE comes from the coding sequence ATGACGACTCAGCTCGACCGGCAGCAGTGGGACGTCGTGGTCGTGGGCGCGGGCGGCGCCGGGCTGCGCGCCGCCATCGCCGCCCGCGAACAGGGCGCCAGGACCGCCGTGATCTGCAAGTCGCTCTTCGGCAAGGCCCATACGGTCATGGCCGAGGGCGGGATCGCGGCCTCCATGGGCAATGTGAACTCGGGCGACAACTGGCAGGTGCACTTCCGCGACACCCTGCGCGGCGGGAAGTTCCTCAACCAGTGGCGGATGGCGGAGCTGCACGCCCAGGAGGCCCCCGACCGGGTCTGGGAGCTGGAGACCTGGGGCGCGCTCTTCGACCGGACGCCCGAGGGGAAGATCTCCCAGCGCAACTTCGGCGGCCACGAGTACCCGCGGCTCGCCCATGTCGGCGACCGGACCGGCCTTGAGCTCATCCGTACCCTCCAGCAGAAGATCGTCTCGCTCCAGCAGGAGGACGCGCGCGAATTCGGCGACCCCGAGGCGCGGTTGAAGGTCTTCCAGGAGTGCACGGTCACCCGCATCCTCACCTCGGCGCCGGACGGCGGCACGCCCACGACCGCCCCGGACGCCGCCTCCGCGGCCACGCCGGACGGCGGCTCCGCCACGGGCGAGCGGGTCGCCGGCACCTTCTGCTACCAGCGCGAGTCGGGCCGGTTCTTCGTCCTGGAGGCGCCCAGCGTGGTCCTCGCCACCGGCGGCATCGGCAAGTCCTTCAAGGTCACATCGAACTCCTGGGAGTACACCGGTGACGGCCACGCGCTGGCGCTGCTGGCGGGCGCACCGCTGCTGAACATGGAGTTCGTGCAGTTCCACCCGACCGGGATGATCTGGCCGCCCTCGGTGAAGGGGCTGCTTGTCACCGAGTCGGTGCGCGGCGACGGCGGGGTGCTGCGCAACAGCGAGGGCAAGCGGTTCATGTTCGACTACATCCCCGATGTCTTCAAGGAGAAGTACGCGGAGTCCGAGGAGGAGGGCGACCGCTGGTACGAGGACCCGGACAGCAACCGCCGCCCGCCCGAGCTGCTGCCGCGCGACGAGGTCGCCCGTGCCATCAACTCCGAGGTCAAGGCGGGCCGCGGCTCACCGCACGGCGGGGTCTACCTCGATGTGTCGACGCGGATGTCCGCCGAGGTCATCAAACGCCGACTGCCGTCGATGTACCACCAGTTCAGGGAGCTGGCCGATGTCGACATCACCGCGGAAGCGATGGAGGTCGGTCCGACCTGCCACTACGTGATGGGCGGTATCGCGGTCGACTCGGAGACCGCGGCCGCGCTCGGGGTGCCGGGGCTCTACGCGGCGGGCGAGGTCGCGGGCGGGATGCACGGGTCCAACAGGCTCGGCGGGAACTCCCTCTCCGACCTGCTGGTCTTCGGCCGCCGCGCCGGGCTCCACGCGGCGCGGCACTCGGCGTCGCTCACCGTACGGCCGCAGGTCGACGAGGAACGGATCGACGCGGCGGCCGCCGAGGCGTTGCGGCCCTTCAGCGCCGAGAGCCCCGATGCGGGGAGCCCGGACGCCGGTAGCGGGCCGGCAGCGGCGGCGGAGAACCCGTACACCCTCCACCAGGAGCTCCAGCAGACCATGAACGATCTGGTCGGCATCATCCGCCGCGAGGCCGAGATGGAACAGGCCCTGGAGAAACTGGCGGCGCTGCGGGTACGGGCCCGCCGGGCCGGGGTCGAGGGGCACCGGCAGTTCAACCCGGGCTGGCACCTCGCGCTGGACCTGCGGAACATGCTGCTGGTCAGCGAGTGCATCGCGCGCGCCGCGCTGGAGCGGACCGAGAGCCGCGGCGGGCACACCCGCGAGGACTGGCCCGCCATGGAGCGCACCTGGCGCGGGATCAATCTGCTGTGCCGGCTGGCCGCCCCGGCGGCGGCCGATCCGGCCCCGGCCGAGCCGGACACGGGCCAGATCGTGCTGGTCCGCAAGCAGACCGTGCCGATCCGTCAGGACCTGCTCGCCCTCTTCGAGCGGGATGAGCTGGTCAAGTACCTCGCCGAAGAGGAGTTGTACGAGTGA